In one Modestobacter sp. L9-4 genomic region, the following are encoded:
- a CDS encoding GGDEF domain-containing protein encodes MDTIRLEEQQDVLVQTAAVVAAQHQFAQRLRQRTVPDPLTGLPVRSLLIDRLELALAAAGTDTGLLGVLSCDLDGITALEDVHGRAVADAARAEAAGRLVTAVRQGDVVARVSAQTFVLLCPAITDAADAHGIARRITTAFDEPLHPRAGLAHRVRLSVGVALSGRASTAESLIAAADEAMTRVRQERQGTGRHG; translated from the coding sequence ATGGACACCATCCGGCTCGAGGAGCAGCAGGACGTGCTGGTGCAGACGGCTGCGGTCGTCGCCGCCCAGCACCAGTTCGCGCAGCGGCTGCGGCAGCGGACGGTGCCCGACCCGCTCACCGGCCTCCCGGTGCGCAGCCTGCTCATCGACCGCCTCGAGCTCGCGCTGGCCGCGGCCGGCACGGACACCGGCCTGCTGGGCGTGCTGTCCTGCGACCTCGACGGCATCACCGCCCTGGAGGACGTGCACGGCCGCGCCGTCGCCGACGCCGCCCGCGCCGAGGCCGCCGGCCGGCTGGTCACCGCCGTGCGCCAGGGGGACGTCGTCGCCCGGGTCAGCGCGCAGACCTTCGTCCTGCTCTGCCCCGCCATCACCGACGCCGCCGACGCGCACGGCATCGCGCGCCGGATCACCACCGCCTTCGACGAGCCGCTGCACCCCCGCGCCGGCCTCGCACACCGCGTCCGGCTGAGCGTGGGGGTCGCCCTGTCCGGGCGCGCCTCGACCGCCGAGTCGCTCATCGCCGCAGCCGACGAGGCGATGACCCGGGTCCGTCAGGAGCGCCAGGGCACCGGCCGCCACGGCTGA
- a CDS encoding diguanylate cyclase domain-containing protein, whose product MSLLRPREAGEAGVRRRRGQPTPQRDSSADSRQSALVPPGPLHQQVSSALSSWQLDAAEALLREVDGEATAADRTAAPLTSLARAWADTLRAELLVRRLRLAGYSLLGDPLVDGGPEQDGPLDLHDGAGPASDVPVDRDTRSESATHAALAISLVRSARAAFDAQDDDLQRAAGLARHARIELLSRRVDAAMDEAVEAASLLDPGLAPSPLLVHTLGSLAAVLADLELMPLALDYQRRAADVAAGLAGRTTGADDPADRELLTRLAGETATRLAALCAELGEGLLEDDRTEAAAPHFAEARDLAVRALAQLPPTDAGVLDAQVVHGWALVGLGEHAAAASLLCAVVRRAAEDRALLASAELGLGRALRRAGDPRAADDHLAAALALATEHGLPRLRRAALRELCTLHADLDDAARALPYLQAYLADELDRVDERRTRWVELFGRRKSLLETERAAGQLRRQAYEDPLTHLPNRRYAEARLDGLLSAGSVPALAVVDIDRFKAINDAAGHPGGDAVLRAVGQLLVEGCRGNDEVCRWAGDEFVILLPDTTAEQAERAMERIRRSIAGHDWSALGVSVPVRISVGIAQAARGDDRRTLFAAADGVLYDAKRAGRDRVVRLSGVTQTRAAEDAAATIEGIAGTAVDTPIAAASAATATPMVGDVTVSPRFDGPDEHDGDPADAAGGFAALLVEPPEEPPAAAAPSDTAPTGTERTDTDASAPVGEEPVRTRTPLDELFGGPLRRPAGRRIGPAEPAPAAAEPVPAAPVSTPVTPPAPAPTAVPAAREPGLPAGPDVIWGTGRSTEQVLALVREARRDHPDHPAVVVRASADTLVALASEHDAYTTMDAAAMSAAVGPVPEPRGRVAVLCASTGDTPIAAEAAFVARVSGTEVVRVDDVGGSRIRPLLADRSLLTDVDCLVVVAGLDAALASVVSGLTEVPVVAVPTSTGAGASFGGFGALLTMLNSAAPGVVVSNIDNGWSAGVFAARIARRTAR is encoded by the coding sequence GTGAGCCTGCTGCGTCCTCGTGAGGCGGGTGAGGCAGGTGTGCGGCGGAGGCGTGGTCAGCCGACCCCGCAGCGTGACAGTTCCGCGGACAGCAGGCAGAGTGCCCTCGTGCCGCCGGGACCCCTGCACCAGCAGGTGAGCTCAGCACTGTCCAGTTGGCAGCTCGACGCCGCCGAGGCCCTGCTCCGCGAGGTCGACGGCGAGGCGACCGCCGCCGACCGGACCGCCGCCCCGCTGACCTCGCTGGCCCGCGCCTGGGCCGACACGCTTCGCGCCGAGCTGCTCGTGCGCCGGCTGCGGCTGGCCGGCTACTCGCTGCTGGGCGACCCCCTGGTCGACGGTGGCCCGGAGCAGGACGGCCCGCTGGACCTGCACGACGGCGCCGGCCCGGCCTCCGACGTCCCCGTCGACCGGGACACCCGCTCGGAGTCCGCGACGCACGCCGCGCTGGCCATCTCCCTCGTCCGCTCCGCCCGCGCCGCCTTCGACGCCCAGGACGACGACCTGCAGCGCGCCGCCGGCCTGGCCCGGCACGCGCGCATCGAGCTGCTGTCCCGCCGCGTCGACGCCGCCATGGACGAGGCGGTGGAGGCCGCGAGCCTGCTGGACCCCGGCCTGGCGCCCAGTCCGCTGCTGGTGCACACGCTGGGCTCGCTGGCCGCCGTCCTGGCCGACCTGGAGCTGATGCCGCTGGCGCTGGACTACCAGCGCCGTGCCGCCGACGTCGCCGCCGGCCTGGCGGGCCGCACGACCGGGGCCGACGACCCCGCCGACCGCGAGCTGCTCACCCGGCTGGCCGGGGAGACCGCCACCCGGCTGGCCGCGCTGTGCGCCGAGCTGGGCGAGGGCCTGCTCGAGGACGACCGCACCGAGGCCGCCGCCCCGCACTTCGCCGAGGCGCGCGACCTCGCCGTCCGGGCGCTGGCGCAGCTGCCGCCCACCGACGCCGGGGTGCTCGACGCCCAGGTGGTGCACGGCTGGGCGCTGGTCGGGCTGGGCGAGCACGCCGCAGCGGCGTCGCTGCTGTGCGCCGTCGTGCGGCGGGCCGCCGAGGACCGGGCGCTGCTGGCGTCGGCGGAGCTGGGGCTGGGCCGCGCCCTGCGCCGGGCCGGTGACCCGCGGGCCGCCGACGACCACCTGGCCGCCGCGCTGGCGCTGGCCACCGAGCACGGCCTGCCCCGGCTGCGCCGGGCCGCGCTGCGCGAGCTGTGCACGCTGCACGCCGACCTCGACGACGCCGCCCGGGCCCTGCCCTACCTGCAGGCCTACCTCGCCGACGAGCTGGACCGCGTCGACGAGCGGCGCACCCGCTGGGTGGAGCTGTTCGGCCGGCGCAAGAGCCTGCTGGAGACCGAGCGGGCCGCCGGGCAGCTGCGCCGGCAGGCCTACGAGGACCCGCTGACCCACCTGCCCAACCGCCGCTACGCCGAGGCCCGCCTCGACGGGCTGCTGTCGGCCGGGTCCGTGCCGGCGCTCGCGGTCGTCGACATCGACCGGTTTAAGGCGATCAACGACGCCGCGGGCCACCCCGGCGGGGACGCCGTGCTGCGTGCGGTCGGCCAGCTGCTGGTCGAGGGCTGCCGCGGCAACGACGAGGTCTGCCGCTGGGCCGGCGACGAGTTCGTCATCCTGCTGCCCGACACCACCGCCGAGCAGGCCGAGCGGGCGATGGAGCGCATCCGCCGCTCGATCGCCGGGCACGACTGGTCGGCGCTGGGCGTGAGCGTGCCGGTGCGGATCAGCGTCGGCATCGCCCAGGCCGCGCGCGGCGACGACCGGCGCACCCTGTTCGCCGCCGCCGACGGGGTGCTCTACGACGCCAAGCGGGCCGGCCGGGACCGCGTCGTCCGGCTGTCGGGGGTCACCCAGACCCGGGCCGCCGAGGACGCCGCGGCGACGATCGAGGGCATCGCGGGCACCGCCGTCGACACGCCGATCGCGGCTGCCTCGGCGGCGACCGCGACGCCTATGGTCGGCGACGTGACGGTCTCCCCGCGGTTCGACGGCCCCGACGAGCACGACGGCGACCCGGCCGACGCCGCCGGTGGCTTCGCCGCACTGCTGGTCGAGCCCCCCGAGGAGCCGCCCGCCGCGGCAGCCCCCAGCGACACGGCACCCACCGGGACCGAGCGCACCGACACGGACGCCTCGGCGCCCGTCGGTGAGGAGCCGGTCCGCACGCGCACCCCCCTCGACGAGCTCTTCGGCGGGCCGCTGCGCCGCCCCGCCGGGCGCCGGATCGGTCCGGCCGAGCCCGCCCCGGCCGCCGCCGAGCCGGTGCCCGCCGCCCCGGTGAGCACCCCGGTCACCCCGCCCGCCCCCGCGCCCACCGCGGTCCCCGCGGCCCGGGAGCCGGGGCTGCCCGCCGGTCCCGACGTCATCTGGGGCACCGGCCGCAGCACCGAGCAGGTCCTGGCCCTGGTGCGCGAGGCGCGCCGCGACCACCCCGACCACCCGGCGGTCGTCGTCCGGGCCAGTGCCGACACCCTCGTCGCCCTGGCCAGCGAGCACGACGCGTACACGACCATGGACGCCGCGGCGATGTCGGCCGCGGTGGGCCCGGTGCCCGAGCCGCGCGGCCGGGTCGCCGTGCTGTGCGCCAGCACCGGCGACACCCCGATCGCCGCCGAGGCCGCCTTCGTCGCCCGGGTGAGCGGCACCGAGGTCGTGCGGGTCGACGACGTCGGCGGCAGCCGGATCCGCCCGCTGCTGGCCGACCGCTCGCTGCTCACCGACGTCGACTGCCTGGTCGTCGTGGCGGGCCTGGACGCCGCGCTGGCCAGCGTGGTCAGCGGGCTGACCGAGGTGCCGGTCGTCGCCGTCCCCACCTCGACCGGCGCCGGGGCCTCCTTCGGCGGCTTCGGTGCACTGCTGACGATGCTCAACTCCGCCGCGCCCGGCGTCGTGGTCAGCAACATCGACAACGGCTGGTCGGCCGGCGTCTTCGCCGCCCGGATCGCCCGCCGCACCGCACGCTGA
- the pheA gene encoding prephenate dehydratase: MPSAVRSTAPTRFAYLGPEGTFAEAALRILVASLGTTTGVHGGGAEGVDRPAAGIGAALDAVRAGECAAALVPLENSVEGSVPATMDGLVDGAPLVVTREVFLEVGFVLAVRPGVALADVHTVASHPHALAQTRGRLAALLPAADVLPTSSTADAARRVAGGEHDAAVCAAIAAERYGLEVLSADLADHPGAVTRFVLVERPGALPAPTGADKTTVTAVVPDRTGALLDLLTEFAVRGISLTRIESRPTRERLGVYSFSIDCEGHVADARVGDALAALHRQSAEVRFLGSYPRADALPGKPVADRVGDTAFAEAQAWLARVREGAAG; this comes from the coding sequence ATGCCGAGTGCAGTTCGCAGCACAGCGCCGACGAGGTTCGCCTATCTGGGGCCCGAGGGTACCTTCGCCGAGGCCGCGCTCCGCATCCTCGTGGCCTCGCTGGGGACGACGACCGGCGTGCACGGGGGCGGGGCCGAGGGCGTGGACCGCCCCGCGGCGGGCATCGGCGCGGCGCTGGACGCCGTCCGTGCGGGGGAGTGCGCGGCCGCCCTGGTGCCGCTGGAGAACTCGGTCGAGGGGTCGGTCCCGGCCACCATGGACGGCCTGGTCGACGGCGCGCCGCTGGTGGTCACCCGGGAGGTCTTCCTCGAGGTGGGCTTCGTGCTCGCGGTGCGACCCGGGGTGGCGCTGGCCGACGTGCACACCGTGGCCAGCCACCCGCACGCGCTGGCGCAGACCCGCGGCCGGCTCGCCGCACTGCTGCCCGCGGCCGACGTCCTCCCGACGTCCTCGACCGCCGACGCCGCCCGCCGGGTCGCCGGGGGCGAGCACGACGCCGCCGTCTGCGCGGCCATCGCCGCCGAGCGGTACGGCCTGGAGGTCCTGTCGGCCGACCTGGCCGACCACCCGGGCGCGGTGACCCGGTTCGTGCTGGTCGAGCGCCCCGGAGCGCTGCCCGCGCCCACCGGCGCGGACAAGACGACCGTCACCGCGGTGGTGCCCGACCGCACCGGTGCCCTGCTGGACCTGCTCACCGAGTTCGCCGTCCGCGGCATCAGCCTCACCCGGATCGAGTCTCGGCCGACCCGGGAGCGGCTGGGCGTCTACTCGTTCTCCATCGACTGCGAGGGCCACGTCGCCGACGCCCGGGTGGGCGACGCGCTCGCCGCGCTGCACCGGCAGTCGGCCGAGGTGCGCTTCCTCGGCTCCTACCCGCGGGCCGACGCGCTGCCCGGCAAGCCGGTCGCCGACCGGGTGGGGGACACCGCCTTCGCCGAGGCGCAGGCCTGGCTGGCGCGGGTGCGCGAGGGCGCGGCGGGCTGA
- a CDS encoding NADP-dependent oxidoreductase has protein sequence MAQHWVATDFGGLDVFELVDVDVPAPGPGEVTIAVTAAGMNPADAKHVARPGDRSQLPIAIGYEVAGRVTALGPDTEIASGGGEVGDEVLAFRISGGYATEVTVPASAVFARPPALAPEEAANLLLAGTTAAEMLHVTGVRAGDTVLLHGASGAVGVSVLQQAALLGARVIGTAGETGADVVARFGGEPVRHGDGLADRVRALAPDGVAAALDAVGTDEAVDVSLELVADRQRIVTIAAMGRAERDGIRVIAGAMPDSRAFRDAARARLVELAGEGRLVVPMARTFPLSEARAALELLMGGHPGGKLALLP, from the coding sequence ATGGCACAGCACTGGGTGGCGACGGACTTCGGTGGGCTCGACGTGTTCGAGCTGGTGGACGTCGACGTCCCGGCTCCCGGGCCCGGTGAGGTGACGATCGCGGTCACCGCCGCGGGCATGAACCCCGCCGACGCCAAGCACGTCGCCCGCCCCGGCGACCGGTCCCAGCTGCCGATCGCGATCGGCTACGAGGTCGCCGGCCGGGTCACCGCGCTCGGCCCGGACACCGAGATCGCCTCCGGCGGCGGGGAGGTGGGCGACGAGGTGCTCGCCTTCCGGATCAGCGGTGGGTACGCCACCGAGGTCACCGTGCCCGCCTCGGCGGTCTTCGCCCGGCCGCCGGCGCTCGCCCCCGAGGAGGCGGCCAACCTGCTGCTCGCCGGGACGACGGCCGCGGAGATGCTGCACGTCACCGGCGTCCGCGCGGGCGACACGGTGCTGCTGCACGGGGCCTCCGGCGCGGTCGGGGTGAGCGTGCTGCAGCAGGCCGCGCTGCTCGGCGCCCGGGTGATCGGCACCGCGGGGGAGACCGGCGCCGACGTCGTCGCCCGGTTCGGCGGCGAGCCGGTGCGCCACGGCGACGGGCTGGCCGACCGGGTGCGTGCGCTGGCGCCGGACGGGGTGGCCGCCGCGCTCGACGCCGTGGGCACCGACGAGGCCGTCGACGTCTCGCTGGAACTGGTCGCCGACCGGCAGCGGATCGTCACCATCGCCGCGATGGGCCGCGCCGAGCGCGACGGGATCCGGGTGATCGCCGGGGCGATGCCGGACAGCAGGGCGTTCCGGGACGCGGCGCGGGCGCGGCTGGTCGAGCTGGCGGGCGAGGGACGGCTCGTCGTCCCGATGGCCCGCACGTTCCCGCTGAGCGAGGCACGGGCCGCGCTGGAGCTGCTCATGGGCGGCCACCCGGGCGGGAAGCTCGCGCTGCTGCCCTGA
- a CDS encoding MerR family transcriptional regulator gives MVASPDTLGIGQVSEETGLSVDTLRWYEREGLLPLVERSASGQRRYPPGALRFIRVVQALRRTGMPVADVRAFVEAGGGELANHAGRMALLERQCVAIEQRLAELQDDMAVVQAKIGSYRRLIDHGLDCEDDVPEDLLDRMRDDGLLAGLLPETPAPGSAGYR, from the coding sequence ATGGTCGCGTCCCCGGACACCCTCGGCATCGGGCAGGTCTCGGAGGAGACCGGGCTGAGCGTCGACACGCTGCGCTGGTACGAGCGCGAGGGCCTGCTGCCGCTGGTCGAGCGCAGCGCGAGCGGCCAGCGGCGCTACCCGCCGGGGGCACTGCGGTTCATCCGGGTGGTGCAGGCCCTGCGCCGCACCGGCATGCCGGTGGCCGACGTGCGGGCGTTCGTCGAGGCCGGCGGCGGCGAACTGGCCAACCACGCGGGGCGGATGGCCCTGCTGGAGCGGCAGTGCGTCGCCATCGAACAGCGACTCGCCGAGCTGCAGGACGACATGGCGGTGGTGCAGGCCAAGATCGGCTCCTACCGCCGGCTCATCGACCACGGCCTGGACTGCGAGGACGACGTCCCCGAGGACCTGCTCGACCGGATGCGCGACGACGGCCTGCTCGCCGGGCTGCTGCCGGAGACCCCAGCTCCGGGGTCTGCCGGCTACAGGTAG
- a CDS encoding metallopeptidase family protein, translated as MNALPLPRFEELVADALDEVPVQLMDLLDNVVVLVEDRHPDEPDLLGIYEGFALTERGADYGGTLPDRIMIYREAICDICEDEEQVAEEVTITVVHEIAHHFGIDEEKLHALGWG; from the coding sequence GTGAACGCGCTCCCGCTCCCGCGCTTCGAGGAGCTGGTCGCCGACGCCCTCGACGAGGTCCCGGTCCAGCTGATGGACCTGCTGGACAACGTCGTCGTCCTGGTCGAGGACCGCCACCCCGACGAGCCGGACCTGCTGGGCATCTACGAGGGGTTCGCGCTCACCGAGCGGGGCGCGGACTACGGCGGCACCCTGCCGGACCGGATCATGATCTACCGCGAGGCCATCTGCGACATCTGCGAGGACGAGGAGCAGGTGGCCGAGGAGGTCACGATCACCGTCGTCCACGAGATCGCGCACCACTTCGGCATCGACGAGGAGAAGCTCCACGCCCTCGGCTGGGGATGA
- a CDS encoding diguanylate cyclase, with amino-acid sequence MTPGARTVDEHLLATARWRLLAVSGTEHAHVFAAELAATGDVLAAAEEPCWRAWTAAFTARAALLAGDREGAADGVTTARAELERCLPTAEHALGLAYLAHLEAVSDRFDAALHLAVDASLLADQVASAAPSRELHQAHLWLSLALTRLDLEELAVDQALAGTRVAAALPDLDDRWQLLRLAAQQHAELAQTVHRRGDLPRSRELAAVALRCATAARELPVEPSDDDQDLLDVVQAWALTLAGRLDDALPPLRRVHRHLATGELRTWLTGYADLVLARLLSQRCAVDLDPDHPQGDEAVQRLVSASGAFAAVGDRRRYRQCLLELGRASAALGATNEALHWLEAYRTETSRTHLYGRELWAEMFVRRSRLREAERQTAVLRRHALEDTLTGLGNRRSAEHRMDDLRIDREPVSLAVVDVDGFKSVNDQNSHLHGDEVLRRVAELLRQHSRTGDEVFRWAGDEFVVVLPDTTQAQAVVAMERLRTAIADADWGDMDVPVRVTVSIGVATAGPGGATGPRSWRELFDSADLHLFGAKSSGRNRVRAALGGTLPPAPVVRPAGSIDELVAEVLSTSPRRPGWAFEDGEVAS; translated from the coding sequence GTGACCCCCGGAGCCCGGACCGTCGACGAGCACCTCCTCGCCACCGCGCGCTGGCGGCTGCTCGCCGTCAGCGGCACCGAGCACGCGCACGTCTTCGCCGCCGAGCTGGCCGCCACCGGCGACGTCCTGGCCGCGGCCGAGGAGCCCTGCTGGCGTGCCTGGACGGCGGCCTTCACCGCGCGCGCCGCACTGCTGGCCGGCGACCGCGAGGGCGCGGCCGACGGCGTCACCACCGCCCGGGCGGAGCTGGAGCGCTGCCTGCCCACCGCCGAGCACGCCCTGGGGCTGGCCTACCTGGCCCACCTGGAGGCGGTCTCGGACCGCTTCGACGCCGCCCTGCACCTGGCCGTCGACGCCAGCCTGCTCGCCGACCAGGTCGCCTCCGCCGCACCCAGCCGGGAGCTGCACCAGGCCCACCTGTGGCTGTCCCTGGCGCTGACCCGCCTCGACCTCGAGGAGCTCGCGGTCGACCAGGCCCTGGCCGGCACCCGGGTCGCGGCCGCGCTGCCCGACCTCGACGACCGCTGGCAGCTGCTGCGGCTGGCCGCCCAGCAGCACGCCGAGCTGGCCCAGACGGTGCACCGCCGCGGTGACCTGCCGCGCTCCCGCGAGCTCGCCGCGGTGGCCCTGCGCTGCGCGACCGCCGCCCGGGAGCTGCCCGTCGAGCCAAGCGACGACGACCAGGACCTGCTCGACGTCGTCCAGGCCTGGGCGCTGACCCTGGCCGGCCGGCTCGACGACGCCCTCCCCCCGCTGCGGCGGGTGCACCGGCACCTGGCCACCGGGGAGCTGCGCACCTGGCTGACCGGCTACGCCGACCTGGTGCTGGCCCGTCTGCTGTCGCAGCGCTGCGCGGTCGACCTGGACCCCGACCACCCCCAGGGCGACGAGGCGGTGCAGCGGCTGGTGTCGGCGTCCGGCGCGTTCGCCGCCGTCGGCGACCGGCGGCGGTACCGGCAGTGCCTGCTGGAGCTCGGCCGGGCCAGCGCCGCGCTGGGCGCCACGAACGAGGCCCTGCACTGGCTGGAGGCCTACCGCACCGAGACCAGCCGCACCCACCTGTACGGCCGCGAGCTGTGGGCGGAGATGTTCGTCCGGCGCAGCCGGCTGCGGGAGGCCGAGCGGCAGACCGCGGTGCTCCGCCGGCACGCCCTCGAGGACACCCTGACCGGGCTGGGCAACCGGCGCAGCGCCGAGCACCGGATGGACGACCTGCGGATCGACCGTGAGCCGGTGTCGCTGGCCGTGGTCGACGTCGACGGGTTCAAGTCGGTCAACGACCAGAACTCCCACCTGCACGGCGACGAGGTGCTGCGCCGGGTCGCCGAGCTGCTGCGCCAGCACAGCCGCACCGGCGACGAGGTGTTCCGCTGGGCCGGCGACGAGTTCGTCGTCGTCCTGCCCGACACCACCCAGGCCCAGGCCGTCGTCGCCATGGAGCGGCTGCGCACCGCCATCGCCGACGCCGACTGGGGCGACATGGACGTCCCGGTGCGGGTGACGGTGAGCATCGGCGTGGCCACCGCCGGCCCCGGCGGCGCGACCGGCCCGCGGTCGTGGCGCGAGCTGTTCGACAGCGCCGACCTGCACCTGTTCGGCGCCAAGAGCAGCGGCCGCAACCGGGTGCGCGCCGCCCTGGGCGGCACCCTGCCCCCGGCGCCGGTGGTGCGCCCGGCCGGGTCGATCGACGAGCTGGTGGCCGAGGTGCTCAGCACCTCGCCGCGCCGGCCGGGCTGGGCCTTCGAGGACGGCGAGGTCGCCTCGTGA
- a CDS encoding TMEM165/GDT1 family protein, translated as MVLSVVLAAFVLILPVELPDKTLFATLVLATRFPPLPVFVGVGAAFGLQTAIAVTAGSLLSLLPGALVSGVVAVLFLVGAALLWREARSGGEDDGEDAQPRERTSFVRAAAISFGILFAAEWGDLSQLATAGLAARYAEPVSVFVGSWAALLVISALAAFLGRKLADRLPLALLHRVAAGLFVVFAAVAVVETVRALTS; from the coding sequence GTGGTCCTGTCGGTCGTGCTGGCCGCCTTCGTGTTGATCCTGCCCGTCGAGCTGCCGGACAAGACGCTCTTCGCCACCCTGGTGCTGGCCACCCGCTTCCCGCCGCTGCCGGTGTTCGTCGGCGTCGGCGCGGCGTTCGGCCTGCAGACCGCCATCGCGGTGACCGCCGGCAGCCTGCTGTCGCTGCTGCCCGGCGCGCTGGTCAGCGGGGTGGTCGCCGTGCTGTTCCTCGTTGGCGCCGCACTGCTGTGGCGCGAGGCGCGGTCCGGCGGCGAGGACGACGGCGAGGACGCCCAGCCGCGCGAGCGCACCTCCTTCGTGCGGGCGGCGGCGATCTCCTTCGGCATCCTCTTCGCCGCCGAGTGGGGCGACCTGTCCCAGCTGGCCACCGCCGGGCTGGCCGCGCGCTACGCCGAGCCGGTGTCGGTCTTCGTCGGTTCCTGGGCGGCGCTGCTGGTCATCTCCGCGCTGGCGGCCTTCCTGGGGCGCAAGCTGGCCGACCGGCTGCCCCTCGCGCTGCTGCACCGGGTCGCCGCGGGGCTGTTCGTGGTGTTCGCTGCGGTCGCAGTGGTGGAGACCGTCCGCGCACTGACGAGCTGA
- a CDS encoding co-chaperone GroES gives MPEDARLPIKMLHDRLLVSLRKEDGDRRSTGGILIPATAQVAKRLVWGEARGVGPNVRQVAVGDQVLFSPEDQHEVEVHGEDLIILRERDVHAVAAERIEESTGLYL, from the coding sequence GTGCCCGAGGACGCCCGTCTGCCGATCAAGATGCTGCACGACCGTCTGCTGGTGTCCCTCCGCAAGGAGGACGGCGACCGGCGGTCCACCGGCGGCATCCTGATCCCGGCGACCGCGCAGGTGGCCAAGCGGCTGGTCTGGGGCGAGGCGCGCGGGGTCGGGCCGAACGTCCGCCAGGTCGCGGTGGGCGACCAGGTGCTGTTCTCCCCGGAGGACCAGCACGAGGTCGAGGTCCACGGCGAGGACCTGATCATCCTGCGCGAGCGCGACGTGCACGCCGTCGCCGCCGAGCGGATCGAGGAGTCGACCGGCCTCTACCTGTAG
- a CDS encoding NAD(P)-dependent alcohol dehydrogenase, with protein sequence MRTVTGFAAYAAAEPLRPIEFTRRDLRADDVAVRVTHVGVCHSDLHAVEGLPAGAPPLVPGHEFTGEVTAVGDGVTRFAVGDAVAVGNIVDSCGECDNCLAHREPYCRQFPATTYGGRDLRDGTPTQGAYSTEYVVRDAFVYALPAGLDPAAVAPLMCAGVTTWSPLSRAGIGPGTQVGIVGLGGLGHLAVKFAVALGARVTVFTTSAAKADDARALGAHDVVVSTDAGAMAAVAGRLDFVLDTASGAHDLGPYLGALRLDGTLCVLGLPESYTVLPMGLLGRSLTVSGSGGTAETQAMLDFCGEHGLTADVEVLPFDQVNTAFERLARNDVRYRFVLAL encoded by the coding sequence ATGAGGACAGTCACCGGGTTCGCCGCGTACGCAGCGGCCGAGCCGCTGCGGCCCATCGAGTTCACCCGCCGCGACCTGCGGGCCGACGACGTCGCCGTCCGGGTGACCCACGTCGGCGTCTGCCACAGCGACCTGCACGCCGTCGAGGGGCTGCCCGCCGGCGCCCCGCCGCTGGTGCCCGGCCACGAGTTCACCGGCGAGGTGACCGCGGTCGGCGACGGCGTCACCCGCTTCGCCGTCGGTGACGCCGTCGCGGTGGGCAACATCGTCGACTCGTGCGGGGAGTGCGACAACTGCCTGGCCCACCGCGAGCCCTACTGCCGGCAGTTCCCCGCCACCACCTACGGCGGCCGCGACCTGCGCGACGGCACCCCGACCCAGGGGGCGTACTCCACCGAGTACGTCGTCCGCGACGCGTTCGTGTACGCGCTGCCCGCCGGGCTCGACCCGGCGGCGGTCGCCCCGCTGATGTGCGCCGGGGTGACCACCTGGTCGCCACTCAGCCGGGCCGGCATCGGGCCGGGCACGCAGGTCGGCATCGTGGGCCTGGGCGGCCTCGGCCACCTGGCGGTCAAGTTCGCCGTCGCCCTGGGCGCCCGGGTCACGGTGTTCACCACCTCGGCGGCCAAGGCGGACGACGCCCGGGCCCTCGGCGCGCACGACGTGGTCGTCTCCACCGACGCCGGGGCGATGGCCGCGGTCGCCGGACGGCTGGACTTCGTGCTGGACACCGCCTCCGGCGCCCACGACCTCGGCCCCTACCTGGGTGCGCTGCGGCTGGACGGGACGCTGTGCGTGCTCGGTCTGCCGGAGAGCTACACGGTCTTGCCGATGGGCCTGCTCGGCCGCAGCCTCACCGTCTCCGGCTCCGGCGGCACCGCCGAGACCCAGGCGATGCTGGACTTCTGCGGCGAGCACGGGCTCACCGCCGACGTCGAGGTGCTGCCGTTCGACCAGGTCAACACCGCGTTCGAGCGGCTGGCGCGCAACGACGTCCGGTACCGGTTCGTCCTGGCGCTCTGA